From Paenibacillus sp. GP183, one genomic window encodes:
- a CDS encoding stalk domain-containing protein, with product MTLQKKLGLGALACALSLQFLASIPSVTLAADPSLALGSQEIITSGAVLKKYVWSTTRNDKVVTANASVIEVDLSNPNVKLDPISGAPADLLNKKQSVSQMVAGKGAVAGINADFYNTQGEGAPLGPQITSGQLISTTSTLLNGMYAFAITKENVPIVDQFTFTGSLTALDGISFPLGGVNKTAYWGDDNTFSHQDAIYMYTSAWGQINRSNDGTTTPTEVLVQNGKVMQIAVNGVVNLLPPTDGYILRASGTGTDYVVKHLKVGDTITSKYEMVPKDAWNHYDVKTFKMMVGGGSLLVFEGKPSYFTRDINSIDGYRYRARSAIGFSQDLKTAYLVAVDASGSGSGISLPELQQFMIQAGVYKGMALDGGGSTQMVARPLGEFDSQQVIKTENGNERKVVNGVGVFSTAPKGEVKGITLKGQNVLFLNESSTYSMKAYDEYYNPVAVNSMTTQWSSTAPLGTFSGNTFTATSAGQTKLSAQSGKGLATIDVEVIGRAQITTMKINAGDISLSEGQNFKLPVLVTTQSGKTREVPANLVQWEVKGIDANVNTDGVLHVTNLSGKQSAQLIARYDGYSTMLTLPIGIEKLWYDLDTTGVMTSAGKYPAEVGSSVTINSSTGNKNIEIAYDFTKGKGTKAAYALFNDKWGAPIEGEPQYMKMKVFGDGSMNWLRAEFNDADGKSYKVELTRNMNWKGWNLVTANLTDYNMKYPIVIKSIYIANPEQGQDERALQGKINFDDILFVYKGQLPALPQNKVKLTVNKSTASLNNKTMTLEQAPIIMSGNTMVPVRFVTEALGGTVSWSDSERKVTITRGDKLIELWINNPNLLVNGDTVTAEVAPLIVNNLTLVPLRIISEKLGWKVGWDPKGQIITLE from the coding sequence ATGACTTTACAAAAAAAACTGGGATTAGGCGCGTTGGCATGCGCATTGTCCTTGCAATTTCTTGCATCAATACCCAGCGTTACTCTGGCTGCCGACCCTAGTTTAGCGCTCGGTTCGCAGGAGATTATTACATCAGGGGCCGTTCTCAAAAAATATGTATGGAGTACTACAAGAAACGACAAAGTGGTTACAGCCAATGCTAGTGTCATAGAAGTAGATTTAAGTAATCCCAATGTAAAATTGGATCCCATTTCAGGAGCTCCCGCGGATCTGTTGAACAAAAAGCAAAGTGTTTCACAGATGGTAGCAGGCAAAGGCGCGGTAGCAGGCATCAATGCCGACTTTTATAATACGCAAGGTGAAGGTGCTCCGTTAGGCCCGCAGATTACCTCAGGTCAGCTCATTTCCACCACATCGACTCTATTGAACGGCATGTATGCTTTCGCAATAACGAAAGAAAATGTCCCTATTGTGGATCAGTTTACGTTTACCGGTTCATTGACTGCCCTGGATGGGATTAGTTTTCCCTTAGGAGGAGTAAATAAGACAGCCTACTGGGGGGATGATAATACATTTAGCCACCAAGATGCCATTTACATGTATACCAGCGCATGGGGACAGATTAATCGCTCCAATGACGGGACAACTACGCCTACTGAAGTGTTGGTGCAAAATGGCAAGGTCATGCAAATCGCAGTTAACGGTGTGGTCAATTTGCTGCCTCCAACAGACGGTTACATACTGAGAGCTTCAGGCACAGGTACCGATTATGTAGTTAAACACCTTAAAGTAGGAGATACAATTACATCTAAATATGAGATGGTGCCCAAGGACGCATGGAACCATTATGATGTGAAAACTTTCAAAATGATGGTAGGCGGCGGCTCGCTGCTTGTTTTTGAGGGGAAGCCCAGTTATTTTACTCGTGATATTAATAGTATTGACGGGTATCGTTACCGTGCGAGATCGGCTATTGGTTTTTCGCAGGATTTAAAAACAGCTTATCTGGTCGCAGTGGATGCGAGCGGCAGCGGCAGCGGAATCAGCTTGCCTGAATTGCAGCAGTTCATGATTCAAGCAGGCGTGTATAAGGGTATGGCGCTGGACGGCGGCGGTTCTACTCAAATGGTAGCTCGTCCGCTAGGTGAATTTGATTCCCAGCAGGTCATCAAGACGGAAAATGGCAATGAACGTAAGGTTGTCAATGGAGTGGGTGTTTTCTCGACAGCGCCTAAGGGTGAAGTGAAGGGGATTACACTCAAAGGGCAGAATGTATTGTTTTTGAATGAATCCAGCACTTATTCGATGAAAGCTTATGATGAGTATTATAATCCGGTTGCAGTAAATTCCATGACTACACAGTGGTCTAGCACCGCGCCTCTTGGCACTTTCAGCGGCAATACGTTTACGGCCACCAGTGCGGGGCAAACCAAGCTTTCGGCCCAATCGGGCAAAGGGCTTGCGACTATTGATGTCGAGGTCATAGGCCGTGCTCAGATTACAACGATGAAAATCAATGCGGGCGACATCTCCTTGTCTGAGGGACAGAACTTTAAGCTTCCAGTACTGGTTACGACTCAAAGCGGCAAAACTCGAGAAGTACCTGCAAACTTGGTTCAATGGGAAGTTAAAGGCATTGATGCCAATGTCAATACAGATGGAGTCCTGCATGTAACGAATCTGTCTGGCAAGCAAAGCGCGCAGTTGATCGCCAGATATGACGGATACAGCACCATGCTGACGCTTCCTATCGGGATTGAGAAGCTTTGGTATGATCTAGATACAACCGGCGTTATGACCAGTGCTGGGAAATATCCGGCTGAGGTGGGTTCCAGTGTTACGATCAACTCATCTACCGGCAATAAAAATATAGAGATCGCCTATGACTTTACCAAGGGTAAGGGAACGAAGGCCGCTTACGCTTTATTCAATGACAAATGGGGAGCACCTATCGAAGGTGAGCCGCAATATATGAAAATGAAGGTGTTTGGCGATGGGAGCATGAACTGGCTACGTGCTGAATTCAATGATGCCGACGGCAAATCCTACAAAGTGGAGTTAACCCGCAACATGAACTGGAAGGGTTGGAATTTGGTCACCGCCAATCTGACGGACTACAACATGAAATATCCGATTGTGATCAAGAGCATCTATATTGCCAACCCGGAGCAAGGACAAGATGAGAGAGCGCTGCAAGGCAAAATCAACTTTGATGATATTCTCTTCGTTTATAAAGGGCAGCTGCCCGCCTTGCCACAAAACAAGGTTAAGCTTACCGTGAACAAAAGCACCGCTTCTTTAAATAACAAAACGATGACTTTAGAGCAAGCTCCAATAATCATGAGCGGGAATACGATGGTCCCGGTTCGCTTTGTGACCGAAGCGCTTGGCGGTACGGTTTCGTGGAGCGATTCGGAACGAAAGGTCACCATTACGCGGGGAGATAAGCTGATCGAGCTGTGGATCAACAATCCGAATCTGCTTGTAAACGGGGATACGGTGACCGCTGAAGTAGCTCCATTAATCGTCAACAATCTGACGTTGGTACCGCTGCGTATTATTTCCGAGAAGTTAGGCTGGAAAGTCGGATGGGATCCGAAGGGCCAAATCATTACACTGGAATAA
- the flgM gene encoding flagellar biosynthesis anti-sigma factor FlgM: MKINDSQRIGNVNPYKKTNEVTAANAAGKKDKPKDQVQISPEAKELLSAQGAGMSEEQIQRLNDLRESVSSGSYQVDAKKVAEKLLPYIK, translated from the coding sequence ATGAAAATTAATGACAGTCAGCGCATAGGAAATGTGAATCCGTATAAAAAAACCAATGAAGTTACAGCTGCTAATGCTGCAGGCAAGAAAGATAAGCCTAAGGATCAAGTGCAAATCTCACCTGAGGCCAAGGAATTATTGAGTGCTCAGGGAGCTGGAATGAGTGAGGAGCAAATACAGCGCCTGAATGATTTAAGGGAATCCGTATCTTCCGGTAGTTATCAAGTTGATGCCAAAAAAGTCGCAGAGAAACTGTTGCCTTACATAAAATAA
- the metK gene encoding methionine adenosyltransferase gives MAIVRGKRLFTSESVTEGHPDKICDQISDAVLDAFLQNDPNARVACEVSVATGLVLVIGEISSQSEYVDIQSIVRQTIKEIGYTRAKYGFDYQTCAVLVSLNEQSADIAQGVNQALESREGRMSDDEIEAIGAGDQGMMFGFAVNETPELMPLPISISHQLSRRLAEVRKNGTLTYLRPDGKTQVTVEYDGDKPVRVDTIVISTQHSEEITLEQIQRDVKEHVIGPVVPASLIDADTKYFINPTGRFVIGGPQGDAGLTGRKIIVDTYGGYARHGGGAFSGKDPTKVDRSGAYAARYVAKNIVAAGLAEKCEVQLAYAIGVARPVSISVDTFDTGKVSEEVLVELIRKHFDLRPAGIIKQLDLRRPIYRQTAAYGHFGRTDVDLPWERTDKAELLKTDALK, from the coding sequence ATGGCGATTGTACGCGGAAAGCGTTTGTTTACGTCCGAGTCGGTTACAGAGGGCCATCCGGATAAAATCTGTGATCAGATTTCTGATGCCGTGCTGGATGCTTTTCTTCAAAATGACCCCAATGCCCGTGTTGCATGCGAGGTTTCCGTTGCTACCGGTTTGGTGCTGGTGATTGGTGAGATTTCATCTCAATCTGAATATGTAGATATTCAATCCATTGTCAGACAAACGATTAAGGAGATTGGCTATACTCGCGCGAAATACGGCTTTGATTACCAAACCTGCGCAGTTCTGGTTTCCCTGAATGAACAATCTGCGGATATTGCGCAAGGCGTTAATCAGGCACTTGAATCCAGAGAAGGACGTATGTCCGATGATGAGATTGAAGCTATTGGTGCAGGTGATCAAGGCATGATGTTTGGTTTCGCTGTGAATGAGACTCCTGAACTTATGCCACTGCCTATTTCTATTTCCCATCAGTTATCCCGTCGATTGGCGGAAGTTCGTAAAAACGGTACTTTGACTTACTTACGTCCCGATGGAAAAACCCAGGTTACAGTTGAGTATGATGGAGATAAACCAGTTCGTGTAGACACGATTGTTATTTCGACTCAACACAGTGAAGAGATCACTTTGGAGCAGATCCAACGGGATGTCAAAGAGCACGTCATTGGACCCGTGGTTCCAGCTTCGTTGATCGATGCCGATACGAAGTATTTTATCAATCCGACAGGCCGCTTTGTGATCGGAGGTCCTCAGGGCGATGCCGGCTTAACGGGTCGTAAAATCATCGTTGATACATACGGCGGTTACGCTCGTCATGGCGGGGGCGCGTTCTCCGGTAAGGATCCGACCAAGGTTGACCGTTCTGGCGCTTATGCAGCCAGATATGTAGCCAAGAATATCGTCGCGGCCGGCCTGGCTGAGAAATGCGAAGTGCAATTGGCCTATGCCATCGGTGTTGCGAGACCTGTGTCGATTAGTGTAGACACTTTCGATACCGGTAAGGTCAGTGAAGAGGTTCTTGTCGAATTGATCCGCAAGCATTTTGACCTTCGTCCAGCGGGCATTATTAAGCAGCTCGATCTGCGTCGTCCTATATATAGACAAACTGCGGCATATGGCCACTTTGGTCGAACAGATGTGGATCTGCCTTGGGAGCGTACCGACAAAGCAGAGCTTTTAAAAACAGATGCGCTGAAATAA
- a CDS encoding alpha/beta-type small acid-soluble spore protein, whose translation MARNSNVKVVPESKKALDILKYEIAAELGLPVGKNSNFNANAEFASELGSLPASSVKEDYWGFIASRDAGAVGGHITRRLIQSAEEVLFTL comes from the coding sequence ATGGCTAGAAATTCAAACGTCAAAGTGGTTCCCGAGTCGAAGAAGGCTTTGGACATTCTCAAATATGAGATTGCTGCAGAGCTGGGCTTGCCTGTAGGTAAAAATTCGAACTTCAATGCTAATGCAGAGTTCGCATCCGAATTAGGTTCACTCCCAGCCTCTTCGGTAAAAGAAGATTACTGGGGATTCATCGCATCCAGGGATGCAGGAGCCGTGGGTGGGCATATTACCCGACGGTTGATCCAAAGCGCGGAAGAAGTACTTTTTACCCTTTAA
- a CDS encoding response regulator transcription factor: protein MDNTVTLKRNVRIIIADDHQLFREGVKRIINMEEDMEVIAECGDGIQVVELCNQNTPDVVLMDINMPLENGVVATERLRLIFPEVKVIILSIHDDESYVFETLRKGASGYLLKDMEAESLINAIRSVVSGYAYIHPKVTGKLINQLRRMTYLDDVGVVAPSQAIKETGMKYIHNDNSPLTKREAEVLRLMAEGKSNKLIGESLFISEKTVKNHVSSILQKLEVDDRTQAVIAAIKNGWVTL from the coding sequence ATGGACAATACGGTTACACTGAAACGAAACGTAAGAATCATCATAGCGGACGATCACCAGTTATTTCGCGAGGGTGTAAAGCGGATAATTAATATGGAAGAGGATATGGAAGTTATAGCCGAATGCGGAGACGGTATTCAAGTGGTTGAGCTTTGCAATCAGAATACTCCGGATGTCGTGCTAATGGACATTAATATGCCGCTGGAAAATGGAGTTGTCGCCACAGAACGTCTAAGGTTGATCTTTCCTGAGGTAAAAGTCATTATTTTATCCATTCATGATGATGAGAGCTACGTATTTGAGACCTTGCGAAAAGGTGCTTCCGGTTATTTATTGAAGGATATGGAAGCCGAGTCTCTGATTAATGCCATTCGTTCGGTAGTTTCAGGCTATGCATATATCCATCCTAAGGTAACCGGCAAGCTGATCAATCAATTAAGAAGAATGACTTATCTCGATGATGTTGGCGTTGTGGCTCCCAGTCAAGCAATTAAAGAAACAGGCATGAAATATATACATAATGACAACAGCCCTTTAACCAAGCGGGAAGCGGAAGTGCTGCGGCTTATGGCAGAGGGCAAAAGTAACAAATTGATAGGAGAATCCCTCTTTATCAGCGAAAAAACGGTCAAAAATCACGTCAGCAGCATTCTTCAAAAGCTGGAAGTGGACGATCGTACCCAAGCGGTTATCGCAGCTATCAAGAATGGCTGGGTGACATTGTAG
- a CDS encoding stalk domain-containing protein produces MKKWLIVTMLLFSTSSIVNASSIHGEFEGNPIVTLKSNGQDLKVEDIPAINYKDRTLVPIYLLKQLGATVNWDPETYSVDVKLTNNVKKIDSNEKEQILLKDTYQWLSDTDNAMWMFSVKLQQYTNLDNPEHYLTVIDTDYQSLLNLHNNSMDFALKTNKLVSSATSINDIIFNESKTMDQINQTKNLLKAWISTSNKSDFASNLKLSILNSLQVAQQNISNTKQIIHQMILKETEINLTSN; encoded by the coding sequence ATGAAAAAATGGCTTATCGTTACTATGCTTTTATTCTCAACGTCAAGTATTGTCAATGCTTCTAGTATTCATGGTGAGTTTGAAGGAAATCCAATTGTTACTTTAAAGTCAAATGGTCAAGATCTTAAAGTGGAAGATATCCCCGCAATAAATTATAAAGATCGGACTTTAGTCCCCATTTATTTATTGAAACAATTAGGAGCTACAGTTAATTGGGATCCTGAAACCTACAGTGTAGATGTTAAATTAACGAATAACGTTAAAAAAATAGACTCTAACGAAAAGGAACAAATACTTCTTAAAGATACATATCAATGGCTGAGTGACACAGATAATGCTATGTGGATGTTTTCTGTAAAACTTCAGCAATACACAAATTTAGATAACCCTGAACATTATTTAACTGTTATTGACACAGATTATCAGAGTCTTTTAAATCTTCATAACAATTCTATGGATTTTGCTCTAAAAACAAATAAACTTGTCTCATCTGCTACGAGCATTAATGATATTATCTTTAACGAAAGTAAAACAATGGATCAAATAAATCAAACTAAAAACTTGCTTAAAGCATGGATTAGCACTAGTAACAAATCTGATTTTGCTTCTAACCTAAAATTAAGCATTCTTAATTCCTTACAAGTAGCACAACAAAACATTTCTAATACAAAGCAAATTATACATCAAATGATTTTGAAAGAAACCGAAATTAATTTGACATCCAATTAA
- a CDS encoding sensor histidine kinase, whose product MQPDSIDRVIKNAINVVESSKYQIFEIAEASRGERESLTRELADVKEETSLTIDEVDKLEKEYKRSRIRLTEVSRDFNRFREEDIKVAYEAAIAFQLQLTIAREKENNLRTRRDDLQKRIKNVEKQVERAETIVSQMNVVLEYLSGDLNQLTRILESAKNRQLLGLKIILAQEEERKRIAREIHDGMAQTLANVVLRTEIAERMLTKQDFKAVKEELVDLKGQVRNGLEEVRKIIFNLRPMALDDLGIVPTLRKYVQDFEDKTKIHTIFTLVGRENRFPSGLEIAIFRLVQEAFSNVVKHSNASFVSLELTLENEHVKIYIVDNGIGFDVEKTQQIITKGNNFGLLGMRERVELLEGNMEIVSEKNSGAKITMVIPIGSPDHKEE is encoded by the coding sequence TTGCAACCTGATTCTATAGATCGCGTAATTAAGAACGCTATAAACGTTGTTGAGAGCAGCAAGTATCAAATCTTTGAGATTGCTGAAGCATCAAGGGGGGAGAGGGAATCTCTGACCCGTGAGTTGGCGGATGTCAAAGAGGAGACAAGCCTCACGATCGATGAAGTGGATAAGCTGGAAAAGGAATACAAGCGATCGCGCATTCGATTGACGGAGGTTAGCCGGGATTTCAATCGTTTCCGTGAAGAGGATATCAAGGTCGCTTATGAGGCTGCGATCGCTTTTCAGCTTCAACTCACCATTGCCAGGGAGAAAGAAAACAACCTGCGGACTCGACGCGATGATCTGCAAAAGCGGATCAAGAATGTAGAGAAGCAAGTGGAACGCGCCGAAACGATCGTTTCCCAAATGAATGTTGTGCTTGAGTATTTATCAGGCGATTTGAACCAATTAACCCGGATCCTCGAATCCGCTAAAAATAGACAGCTTCTCGGTTTAAAGATTATTCTGGCTCAAGAGGAAGAAAGAAAACGTATTGCCCGGGAAATTCATGATGGTATGGCACAGACGCTAGCCAATGTCGTGCTTCGCACGGAAATAGCGGAGCGGATGCTGACCAAGCAGGATTTTAAGGCTGTGAAAGAGGAATTGGTAGATTTGAAAGGGCAGGTTCGGAACGGGCTTGAGGAGGTTCGCAAGATTATCTTCAATCTCCGTCCGATGGCTCTGGATGATCTCGGTATCGTTCCTACTCTACGTAAATACGTGCAGGACTTTGAGGACAAAACCAAAATTCATACTATATTCACCCTGGTCGGCCGAGAGAATCGTTTTCCATCAGGACTGGAAATTGCGATTTTTCGCTTGGTGCAGGAGGCGTTCTCTAATGTTGTAAAGCACTCGAATGCGTCTTTTGTCTCACTCGAGCTTACCCTTGAGAATGAACACGTGAAAATCTATATCGTGGACAACGGTATCGGGTTTGATGTTGAGAAGACACAGCAAATCATCACGAAGGGCAACAACTTCGGCCTGCTCGGCATGAGAGAGCGTGTGGAACTGCTGGAAGGCAATATGGAGATCGTCTCAGAAAAGAATTCAGGCGCCAAAATAACGATGGTTATCCCTATCGGGAGTCCAGATCATAAGGAGGAATAA
- a CDS encoding TIGR03826 family flagellar region protein, whose protein sequence is MSLNVANCPRCGRVFVKGIQEVCPNCLKEIELQFDICSKYLRENIGTGLRDLSEATEVPVRQITKFIREGRISIKNHPNMGYPCESCGNDIREGQICDSCRSKLVKGMSNSLEDEARRQERLREDSKSSFYIKDRLKNRY, encoded by the coding sequence GTGAGTTTGAATGTGGCCAATTGCCCGCGGTGTGGACGAGTTTTTGTGAAAGGCATACAAGAGGTATGTCCTAATTGCTTAAAGGAAATTGAACTGCAGTTTGATATATGCTCGAAATATTTAAGGGAAAACATTGGCACTGGTCTTAGAGATCTAAGCGAAGCGACCGAGGTTCCCGTTCGACAAATCACCAAATTCATCCGTGAGGGCCGAATCTCGATCAAAAACCACCCTAACATGGGCTATCCATGTGAATCGTGCGGCAATGACATTCGTGAAGGTCAGATCTGCGATTCCTGTCGAAGCAAGCTGGTCAAAGGTATGTCCAACTCTTTAGAGGATGAAGCCCGCAGACAAGAGAGGCTACGAGAAGATAGTAAATCGAGCTTTTACATAAAGGATCGTCTAAAAAACAGATATTGA
- a CDS encoding flagellar protein FlgN yields the protein MSTIRDLLDSMNKLRDIHEALLELAKDKTPALVHNEVDALNQVVNKESKLMRLIGEAEQQRIQIINEYLLSRGYNPNPQITISDLIKIIFKAEEKHALSEAQFSLLHVLHELKERNAINQQLIEQSLAFIDYSLDLVMGSSEDEAVYHNPNQQKSGNRLGVFDTKA from the coding sequence GTGTCTACGATACGAGATCTTCTTGATTCGATGAATAAGCTGCGAGACATTCATGAAGCTCTTCTTGAGCTTGCCAAGGACAAGACACCGGCACTTGTTCACAACGAAGTGGATGCGCTGAATCAGGTCGTCAATAAGGAAAGCAAGTTGATGCGTCTTATTGGTGAAGCCGAGCAGCAGCGGATTCAAATCATTAACGAGTATTTGCTGTCCAGGGGATACAATCCAAATCCCCAGATTACGATCAGTGATTTGATCAAAATCATTTTTAAGGCGGAAGAAAAGCACGCACTCTCCGAAGCGCAGTTCAGTTTACTTCATGTTCTTCATGAGCTCAAGGAGCGAAATGCCATCAATCAGCAATTGATAGAACAATCACTAGCTTTTATCGATTACTCCCTCGACCTTGTGATGGGATCTTCGGAAGATGAAGCGGTATACCATAATCCTAACCAGCAGAAGAGCGGAAACCGACTGGGTGTTTTCGATACGAAAGCCTGA